The genomic region CGCAGCGAGATCTTCGGATCCAGGCTGTTCGCGAAACCGTAGTCCTCGAAGTGCAACGCGGCCTGGCTGTCCAGCCAGTCCATGGGTTTGAGCGCCAGCTCGGCGAACACGGCGTGGGTCGTCTGGTTGGCCTCATAGGGATGAATACCAGACGTAAAGGTAAAGGACCCGGTCTGGATCGCGCAGCTTCTGTCCCCCGGTATGCGGCAGGGATTCCGGGAGAGGTCGCCGGGCTCGTTGGGCAGGGCGGAGACATCGACGCGGCGCAGCTGGTACCCTGTGGCGTAGCTGGCGACGCCTTCCTTGATCACACCGTTAAGGATGGCTTCCATCGACAGCAGGCTGGCCTCGCTGGTCGTGGCGACCTTTTCGTTGATCCAGTCGAGCAATTCGGCGCTGTGGGCCAGCTCGGCACGGTAGTTCGGATTGGCGCTGTCGGTGTACGGTGCGTCCGGTTGCGCGGAAAACTGGATGCCGTTGCTGAACGGGTTGAAGTAGGAGCAGTTCCCGGTACCGGGAGATACGCCGCCCGGGATGGCGCCGAGGGCGAGACCGGAAGGCGTGCTGGGGTCCGCAACGACCCCGACACCGCAGTTCGGACCGCCGTACCCGCGGAAAGCCAGGAATTTGCGGTAGGCATATTCCGCCGGCTGGCGCACCGTACCCTTCGTATCCGAATAGGAGATACCCAGGTCGTAGCTCAGACTGGACTCACCGATCGGCCCCGTCAGGGATCCTGCCAGGCGGCGGGTGCGGGACTCCCTGCTCTGTATGCGACCGGGACCGGCGTTGCCCACCAGCCGGCCGAAGAAGTACCAGGGCTGGTCGCCGGTCAGGTCCAGCGTAACCCCGTCGGCGTTCGTATAAGTCGGGTTCTGTTCAACGAAGGCCACACGACCAGGATGGTCCGCGCCCACCTGCTGTACGCCGTCGTAGAAGGCGATGGGGGGAAAGGAAGGCGTGGTTTCCCATTCGGGTACCCGTGCGTCGTGGTAGAGCGCTTCCAGGTGATAGTCCGTCTCGCCGAACGAGCCGTTCAGCTCGGCGAATCCCCGGGTATGCTGGAGTCTTTCGATGATGCTGTCCCAGGGCTGGTAGCGGAACCGGCACGTGCTCGCGCCTACCTGGTAACCGCCCAGTCCCTCGCAGCCCGGATCCACGAAACGCGTCTCCCCGGCCAGTATGCTCTCATCGGTCTGCAGTCCATCCGGTATGATGAAGGCGCCGGGATTCCCGTACCAGGACCAGCCCCAGCCGTAGTTCGGAAAGGGGCGCAGCGCCCAGTCCCGCTCTTCGGCGCGCAGGTTTCCGCGGCGCTTGTGTTCCAGGGATACGACCAGGTTGGAATCGCCGACCTTGCCGCCCCAGATCCCGCCCAGCAGGGCGTCTCCGCCCGCGTCGAAATAGTCGTAGGACATATCCAATTCAAAACCCTCGAAACTGCCGCGCGTGATAAAATTGGCGACGCCCGCGATCGCATCCGATCCGTACACGGCTCCCGCGCCTTCCTTGAGGATGTCCATCCGCTCGATGGAGATGGACGGGAAGGCGTTCACGTCGACGAACCGCCCCCCCACGAGCCGGCCGGGCACGTAGGTCTGCCGCCGGCCGTTGAGCAGTACCAGGCTTCGCGAGGCGCCGAGGCCGCGCAGGTTGATGTTCGCCACGGTCTCCGGGATGTCTCCCGACTGGGCGTTGTACCAGCTGTTGGCCTCGCCGATGACGCCGCTGCTCGCACTCAGGTTCTTGAACAGGTCGACCATGGACGGCGACCCCTGTTCGGCCAGCGTTTCGCGGTCGATGCGGGCCACGGCATAGGGAAGTTCGATCGGGGTTTCGCGAACCGCCGTTCCGGTAACGACAATCGCTTCCGCCTCCAGCACGGGCAGCGATAAGAGGGAATCCGCCGCCGCGTCTTCCTGTTGATCGGCAAGCGCGGCGGAACTTGGCATGCTGGCCAGGCAGAGCCAGCCGAATACCATCAAGGCGATTGAACGCCTGTTCGATGTGGACATGAGAGGCCGCCTGTATCTATGAGTTTTCTATGATTTTGAGAATATCAAATTTTCAAGAATTAGGCAGTTAGTATATGTTAAAAAACCCATTATGTCAAGGTATTTTAAGGACTTATGCATATGTTGCGAAATATCACAATGCTCGGAATAAATACTTTAATCCTTAAAAGGTCCGTCATCACTCCCGGATGCCTTGCCGGACCGCGACCGGTCAACCTCGTCTTCTCAGGTGCAGGCACCAGAACAGGGGCGGCAGGGCGTACACGTCGCTGCGACCTTCCACGTACCGCTTCTGCTGGTCGATCGGCGAATCGTTGCGGACGACCTTCCATTTGCCATCGGCGTTGAAGTCGGATTCCACCGCGGCCGGGTCGAATGACGTAATCATGGGTTCCCCCAGCTTCCCTACGTAGTTCTTCATGCTCAGGGCCCGTGAACGCTCGTTCTCGGGAATGCTGTTCGGTTCGGCGAGGTAGTCGAAGACGATCTCCGAATCGGGGCAGGTTATTCCGGCCACTTTATGCAGCGTGTCCTGTATCGCATCCCTTGAC from Gemmatimonadota bacterium harbors:
- a CDS encoding TonB-dependent receptor, yielding MSTSNRRSIALMVFGWLCLASMPSSAALADQQEDAAADSLLSLPVLEAEAIVVTGTAVRETPIELPYAVARIDRETLAEQGSPSMVDLFKNLSASSGVIGEANSWYNAQSGDIPETVANINLRGLGASRSLVLLNGRRQTYVPGRLVGGRFVDVNAFPSISIERMDILKEGAGAVYGSDAIAGVANFITRGSFEGFELDMSYDYFDAGGDALLGGIWGGKVGDSNLVVSLEHKRRGNLRAEERDWALRPFPNYGWGWSWYGNPGAFIIPDGLQTDESILAGETRFVDPGCEGLGGYQVGASTCRFRYQPWDSIIERLQHTRGFAELNGSFGETDYHLEALYHDARVPEWETTPSFPPIAFYDGVQQVGADHPGRVAFVEQNPTYTNADGVTLDLTGDQPWYFFGRLVGNAGPGRIQSRESRTRRLAGSLTGPIGESSLSYDLGISYSDTKGTVRQPAEYAYRKFLAFRGYGGPNCGVGVVADPSTPSGLALGAIPGGVSPGTGNCSYFNPFSNGIQFSAQPDAPYTDSANPNYRAELAHSAELLDWINEKVATTSEASLLSMEAILNGVIKEGVASYATGYQLRRVDVSALPNEPGDLSRNPCRIPGDRSCAIQTGSFTFTSGIHPYEANQTTHAVFAELALKPMDWLDSQAALHFEDYGFANSLDPKISLRAQVNDYLALRGTLQTTFRTPSVDDLNTDVVIYTAYVGPTNAWKAIENRGVEDLEPEEALTYNLGVIFEHETGFEMTVDYWNFDFNNPIGVLPDAALAAAYVNPSTRAAVQDRIYCPGNRNDGSCAPGDMERIRINHINWPGLKTSGIDWHIGGRHVLGNGAIDARLDGSYTLDYTIEALMHNGVELVAENEAVGFLNATNPLAPPLPPLRMNATVGYHWSDYSAIARGHYISSYENGDYWFDTGPAGEDWTQIDPFLTLDMNFQWRIPDTGVVATLSLFNLAGAAPPYVNQELAFDALTHDPKGRRIKLGMTYSFR